Proteins encoded by one window of Enterobacter pseudoroggenkampii:
- the trpL gene encoding trp operon leader peptide, whose protein sequence is MTAHFTLHGWWRTS, encoded by the coding sequence ATGACAGCACATTTCACTCTGCACGGTTGGTGGCGTACTTCCTGA
- the rnm gene encoding RNase RNM: MSDTTYAIIYDLHSHTQASDGLLTPEALVHRAVEMRVGTLAITDHDTTDAIPAARAEIARSGLALNLVSGVEISTVWENHEIHIVGLNIDIDHPALIAFLQEQKTRRNQRAEMIGERLEKAHIPGALEGAQKLANGGAVTRGHFARFLVEAGKATTMADVFKKYLARGKTGYVPPQWCTIKQAIDVIHHSGGKAVLAHPGRYNLSAKWLKRLLAHFAECGGEAMEVAQCQQAPNERAQLATYARQFGLLGSQGSDFHQPCAWIELGRKLWLPAGVEPIWQLWEQPQQTEEREV, translated from the coding sequence TTGAGCGATACCACCTACGCCATTATTTATGATTTACACAGCCATACTCAGGCCTCTGATGGCCTGCTGACACCCGAAGCCCTGGTTCATCGTGCCGTTGAAATGCGCGTCGGTACGCTGGCGATAACCGATCACGATACGACAGATGCTATTCCGGCGGCGCGCGCTGAGATCGCCCGCAGCGGGCTGGCGCTAAATCTGGTGTCCGGCGTTGAGATTTCGACCGTCTGGGAAAACCATGAGATTCATATCGTTGGCCTGAACATCGATATAGACCATCCGGCACTTATTGCCTTTTTGCAAGAACAAAAAACGCGCCGCAACCAGCGCGCAGAGATGATCGGCGAGCGTCTGGAAAAGGCGCATATTCCGGGCGCGCTGGAAGGTGCGCAAAAGCTGGCGAACGGCGGGGCAGTCACCCGCGGTCATTTCGCCCGTTTTCTGGTAGAAGCAGGCAAAGCGACGACCATGGCGGATGTTTTTAAAAAGTATCTGGCGCGCGGGAAAACCGGATACGTTCCGCCACAGTGGTGTACAATAAAACAAGCTATTGATGTGATTCATCATTCTGGCGGTAAGGCCGTACTGGCCCATCCGGGGCGGTATAATCTTTCTGCTAAATGGCTGAAAAGACTGCTGGCGCACTTTGCCGAATGCGGTGGCGAGGCGATGGAAGTCGCCCAGTGTCAGCAGGCGCCCAACGAGCGCGCGCAGCTCGCGACCTATGCCCGCCAGTTCGGCCTGCTAGGGTCACAGGGATCTGATTTCCATCAGCCCTGCGCCTGGATTGAACTGGGGCGCAAGCTCTGGCTGCCTGCTGGCGTTGAGCCGATCTGGCAGCTCTGGGAACAGCCGCAGCAAACTGAAGAGAGGGAAGTATGA
- the cobO gene encoding cob(I)yrinic acid a,c-diamide adenosyltransferase produces the protein MSEERHQQRQQRLKEQVDARVAAAQDERGIVIVFTGNGKGKTTAAFGTATRAVGHGQKVGVIQFIKGTWPNGERNLLEPHGVEFQVMATGFTWNTQNRETDTAACLTVWEHAKRMLADPSLNMVLLDEITYMVAYDYLPLEAVLDALKNRPVHQTVIVTGRGCHRDILEMADTVSELRPVKHAFDAGIKAQIGVDY, from the coding sequence ATGAGTGAAGAACGTCATCAGCAGCGCCAGCAGCGTCTGAAAGAACAGGTCGATGCGCGCGTCGCGGCGGCACAGGACGAGCGTGGGATCGTCATTGTCTTTACCGGCAACGGCAAGGGGAAAACCACCGCCGCATTCGGTACGGCGACACGCGCCGTCGGACACGGGCAAAAAGTGGGCGTGATCCAGTTTATTAAAGGCACATGGCCCAACGGCGAGCGCAATTTGCTGGAGCCTCACGGCGTCGAGTTTCAGGTAATGGCAACCGGGTTTACGTGGAATACCCAGAACCGGGAAACGGATACCGCCGCCTGTCTCACCGTCTGGGAGCATGCAAAGAGAATGCTGGCCGATCCTTCGCTGAATATGGTTCTGCTGGATGAGATAACCTATATGGTCGCCTACGACTACCTGCCGCTGGAAGCCGTGCTGGATGCTCTGAAGAACCGTCCTGTACACCAGACGGTTATCGTCACGGGGCGCGGATGTCATCGGGATATTCTGGAGATGGCCGATACCGTCAGCGAGCTGCGTCCGGTCAAACATGCGTTTGATGCGGGTATCAAAGCGCAAATTGGCGTTGATTACTAA
- the topA gene encoding type I DNA topoisomerase: MGKALVIVESPAKAKTINKYLGNDYVVKSSVGHIRDLPTSGSASKKSADSTSTKGAKKPKKDERSALVNRMGVNPWHNWDAQYEVLPGKEKVVNELKQLAEKADHIYLATDLDREGEAIAWHLREVIGGDDKRYSRVVFNEITKNAIRQAFEKPGELNIDRVNAQQARRFMDRVVGYMVSPLLWKKIARGLSAGRVQSVAVRLVVEREREIKAFVPEEFWEVDANVTTPGGDALPLQVSHQNDKPFRPENRDQTMAAVALLEKARYQVLEREDKPTSSKPGAPFITSTLQQAASTRLGYGVKKTMMMAQRLYEAGYITYMRTDSTNLSQDAVNMVRGYISDNFGKKYLPESANQFASKENSQEAHEAIRPSDVSVLAESLKDMEADAQKLYQLIWRQFVACQMTPAQYDSTTLTVGAGDFRLKARGRILRFDGWTKVMPALRKGDEDRTLPAVNKGDELSLVDLVPAQHFTKPPARFSEASLVKELEKRGIGRPSTYASIISTIQDRGYVRAENRRFYAEKMGEIVTDRLEANFRELMNYDFTAQMEDSLDQVASHQAEWKKVLDSFFSDFTDQLEKAEKDPEEGGMLPNQMVLTSIDCPTCGRKMGIRTATTGVFLGCSGYALSPKERCKTTINLVPENEVLNVLEGDDAETNALRAKRRCKKCGTAMDSYLIDPKRKLHVCGNNPTCDGYEIEEGEFRIKGYDGPIVECEKCGSEMHLKMGRFGKYMACTNDECKNTRKILRNGEVAPPKEDPVPLPELPCEKSDAYFVLRDGAAGVFLAANTFPKSRETRAPLVEELHRFRDRLPEKLRYLADAPQQDPEGNKTVVRFSRKTKQQYVAAEKEGKATGWSAFFVDGKWVEGKK, translated from the coding sequence ATGGGTAAAGCTCTCGTCATCGTTGAGTCCCCGGCAAAAGCCAAAACGATCAATAAGTATCTGGGTAATGACTACGTGGTTAAGTCCAGCGTGGGTCATATCCGCGATTTGCCGACCAGTGGCTCAGCCAGCAAAAAGAGCGCAGACTCTACCTCCACCAAAGGGGCTAAAAAGCCTAAAAAGGATGAACGTAGCGCGCTTGTCAACCGCATGGGTGTTAACCCATGGCATAACTGGGACGCACAATATGAAGTGCTGCCCGGGAAAGAAAAAGTCGTTAACGAGCTGAAGCAGCTGGCTGAAAAAGCAGACCACATCTATCTCGCAACCGACCTTGACCGCGAAGGGGAAGCCATTGCGTGGCACCTGCGGGAAGTGATTGGTGGTGATGACAAACGCTACAGTCGTGTAGTGTTTAACGAAATTACGAAGAATGCGATTCGTCAGGCGTTTGAGAAGCCGGGCGAACTGAATATTGACCGTGTAAACGCACAGCAGGCACGTCGCTTTATGGACCGCGTTGTGGGCTACATGGTTTCTCCACTGCTGTGGAAGAAGATTGCCCGTGGCCTGTCCGCAGGGCGTGTGCAATCCGTTGCCGTGCGTCTGGTCGTTGAGCGTGAGCGCGAAATTAAAGCTTTCGTGCCGGAAGAGTTCTGGGAAGTTGACGCCAATGTGACCACGCCGGGCGGTGACGCTCTGCCGCTGCAGGTCAGCCATCAGAACGATAAGCCTTTCCGTCCAGAAAACCGCGACCAGACCATGGCCGCCGTAGCGCTGCTGGAAAAAGCACGCTATCAGGTGCTGGAACGTGAAGACAAACCGACCAGCAGCAAGCCGGGTGCGCCGTTTATTACCTCAACGCTGCAACAGGCTGCAAGCACGCGTCTGGGTTACGGCGTGAAGAAGACCATGATGATGGCTCAGCGCCTGTATGAAGCGGGCTACATCACCTACATGCGTACCGACTCAACCAACCTGAGCCAGGACGCGGTCAACATGGTGCGCGGCTACATCAGCGACAACTTCGGTAAGAAATACCTGCCGGAAAGCGCTAACCAGTTTGCCAGCAAAGAGAATTCTCAGGAAGCGCACGAAGCGATTCGTCCTTCTGATGTCTCTGTGCTCGCTGAATCGCTGAAAGATATGGAAGCCGACGCACAGAAGCTGTATCAGCTGATCTGGCGTCAGTTCGTGGCGTGCCAGATGACTCCTGCACAGTATGATTCCACCACGCTGACCGTTGGTGCGGGTGATTTCCGTCTCAAAGCGCGTGGACGTATCCTGCGTTTCGACGGCTGGACGAAAGTGATGCCTGCGCTGCGTAAAGGTGATGAAGACCGAACGCTGCCGGCAGTGAACAAAGGGGATGAGCTCTCGCTGGTTGATCTCGTGCCAGCCCAGCACTTCACCAAGCCGCCTGCACGCTTCAGTGAAGCATCTCTGGTAAAAGAGCTGGAAAAACGCGGTATTGGCCGTCCGTCGACCTACGCTTCGATCATCTCTACGATTCAGGACCGTGGTTACGTACGCGCTGAAAACCGTCGTTTCTATGCGGAAAAAATGGGTGAGATCGTCACCGACCGTCTGGAAGCTAACTTCCGCGAGTTGATGAACTACGATTTCACCGCGCAAATGGAAGACAGCCTCGACCAGGTTGCCAGCCATCAGGCGGAATGGAAAAAGGTCCTCGACAGCTTCTTCAGCGACTTTACCGACCAGCTTGAGAAAGCGGAGAAGGATCCTGAAGAGGGTGGCATGCTGCCTAACCAGATGGTTCTGACCAGCATCGACTGCCCAACCTGTGGTCGCAAGATGGGGATCCGTACTGCCACGACGGGCGTGTTCCTTGGCTGCTCCGGCTACGCGCTGTCGCCAAAAGAGCGCTGTAAAACCACCATCAACCTGGTGCCTGAGAACGAAGTTCTCAACGTGCTGGAAGGTGACGATGCGGAAACTAACGCTCTGCGTGCCAAACGCCGCTGCAAAAAATGCGGCACGGCAATGGACAGCTACCTGATCGATCCAAAACGTAAGCTGCACGTCTGCGGTAACAACCCAACGTGTGACGGATATGAGATCGAAGAGGGCGAGTTCCGCATTAAAGGCTATGACGGCCCGATTGTAGAGTGCGAGAAGTGTGGCTCTGAAATGCACCTGAAAATGGGGCGTTTCGGTAAGTACATGGCCTGTACCAACGACGAGTGTAAAAACACGCGCAAAATTCTGCGTAATGGTGAAGTGGCTCCGCCGAAGGAAGATCCGGTTCCGCTGCCAGAACTGCCGTGCGAGAAATCCGACGCGTACTTTGTGCTGCGTGACGGCGCTGCGGGTGTCTTCCTGGCCGCCAACACCTTCCCGAAATCGCGTGAAACGCGCGCGCCGCTGGTGGAAGAGCTGCATCGCTTCCGCGATCGTCTGCCTGAGAAACTGCGTTATCTGGCCGATGCGCCACAGCAGGATCCGGAAGGCAACAAAACCGTGGTACGGTTTAGCCGTAAAACCAAGCAGCAGTATGTTGCGGCCGAGAAAGAGGGTAAAGCGACCGGATGGTCAGCTTTCTTTGTCGATGGCAAATGGGTTGAAGGCAAGAAATAA
- the rluB gene encoding 23S rRNA pseudouridine(2605) synthase RluB — translation MSEKLQKVLARAGHGSRREIEAIIEAGRVSVDGKIATLGDRVEIVPGLKIRIDGHLISVKESAEQICRVLAYYKPEGELCTRNDPEGRPTVFDRLPKLRGARWIAVGRLDVNTCGLLLFTTDGELANRLMHPSREVEREYAVRVFGQVDENKLRDLSRGVQLEDGPAAFKTIKFTGGEGINQWYNVTLTEGRNREVRRLWEAVGVQVSRLIRVRYGDILLPKGLPRGGYTELDLTQTNYLRELVGLTPETTSKVAVEKDRRRMKANQIRRAVKRHSQVSSSRRSGSRNNNG, via the coding sequence ATGAGCGAGAAGTTACAGAAAGTGCTGGCGCGTGCCGGCCACGGCTCACGCCGTGAAATCGAAGCCATTATTGAAGCGGGTCGCGTGAGTGTGGACGGTAAAATCGCCACGCTGGGTGACCGCGTTGAAATCGTACCGGGGCTGAAGATCCGCATCGACGGTCATCTTATCTCCGTGAAAGAGTCCGCTGAACAAATCTGTCGCGTGCTGGCTTACTACAAGCCGGAAGGCGAGCTGTGCACCCGCAACGACCCGGAAGGTCGTCCGACGGTGTTTGACCGTCTGCCTAAACTGCGCGGTGCTCGCTGGATTGCCGTTGGTCGTCTGGACGTGAACACCTGCGGTCTGCTGCTGTTTACCACCGATGGTGAACTGGCAAACCGTCTGATGCACCCAAGCCGTGAAGTGGAACGTGAATACGCCGTGCGTGTGTTCGGCCAGGTTGACGAGAATAAGCTGCGCGATCTGTCGCGTGGCGTTCAGCTGGAAGACGGTCCTGCGGCGTTCAAAACCATCAAATTTACCGGTGGGGAAGGCATCAACCAGTGGTACAACGTGACCCTGACCGAAGGCCGCAACCGCGAGGTGCGTCGTCTCTGGGAAGCGGTAGGCGTACAGGTTAGCCGTCTTATCCGTGTCCGTTACGGCGATATACTACTGCCGAAAGGTCTGCCACGCGGTGGTTATACCGAACTGGATCTGACCCAAACCAACTACCTGCGCGAGCTGGTCGGCCTGACGCCGGAAACCACCTCAAAAGTGGCGGTGGAAAAAGATCGTCGTCGCATGAAGGCGAATCAGATCCGTCGCGCGGTGAAGCGCCACAGCCAGGTGAGCAGCAGTCGCCGCTCCGGCAGCCGTAATAACAACGGTTAA
- a CDS encoding L-threonylcarbamoyladenylate synthase: MSQFFYIHPDNPQPRLINQAVEIVRKGGVIVYPTDSGYALGCKIEDKGAMERICRIRQLPDGHNFTLMCRDLSELSTYAYVDNVAFRLIKNNTPGNYTFILKGTKEVPRRLLQEKRKTIGMRVPSNPIAQALLETLGEPMLSTSLMLPGSEFTESDPEEIKDRLEKVVELIIHGGYLGQQPTTVVDLTEDAPEVIREGVGDVKPFL; the protein is encoded by the coding sequence ATGAGTCAGTTTTTCTATATCCATCCGGATAACCCGCAGCCACGTCTGATCAACCAGGCCGTGGAGATCGTCCGCAAAGGCGGCGTGATTGTCTACCCGACCGATTCAGGCTACGCGCTGGGCTGCAAAATTGAAGATAAAGGGGCGATGGAACGCATTTGCCGTATTCGCCAGCTGCCGGACGGCCATAACTTTACCCTGATGTGCCGCGATCTCTCTGAGCTGTCGACCTATGCGTATGTCGATAACGTGGCGTTTCGCCTGATTAAGAACAACACGCCGGGCAACTACACCTTCATCCTGAAAGGGACGAAAGAGGTGCCGCGCCGCCTGCTGCAGGAAAAGCGTAAGACTATCGGCATGCGCGTGCCGTCGAACCCGATTGCGCAGGCGCTGCTGGAAACCCTCGGCGAGCCGATGCTCTCTACCTCGCTGATGCTGCCGGGAAGTGAATTTACCGAGTCCGATCCGGAAGAGATCAAAGATCGTCTGGAGAAGGTAGTCGAGCTGATTATTCACGGCGGCTATCTCGGCCAGCAGCCGACCACCGTGGTCGACTTAACCGAAGATGCACCGGAAGTGATTCGTGAGGGCGTGGGCGATGTAAAGCCTTTCTTGTAA
- the sohB gene encoding protease SohB translates to MELLSQYGLFLAKIATVVIAIAVVAVLIVNLTQRKRQRGELRITRLSEQYKEMQEEMSLALLDSHQQKLWLKAQKKKHKQEAKAAKAKAKLNALQDKATPRVYVLDFKGSMDAHEVSSLREEVTAVLAVATQQDQVVVRLESPGGVVHGYGLAASQLQRLREKQIPLTVAVDKVAASGGYMMACVADTIVAAPFSIIGSIGVVAQIPNFNRFLKNKEIDIELHTAGQYKRTLTLLGENTEEGRQKFREDLNETHHLFKDFVHRMRPTLDIEQVATGEHWYGVQAQEKGLVDEVGTSDDLLLNLMEGRELVGVRFTQRKRLLDRFTNSAAESADRLLLRWLQRGQKPLL, encoded by the coding sequence GTGGAATTACTTTCTCAATATGGGTTGTTTTTGGCCAAAATCGCGACGGTGGTGATTGCCATTGCGGTGGTTGCCGTTCTGATTGTCAACCTGACGCAGCGCAAGCGTCAGCGAGGGGAGTTACGCATCACCCGCCTGAGTGAGCAGTATAAAGAGATGCAGGAAGAGATGTCTCTGGCGCTGCTTGATAGTCATCAACAGAAACTCTGGCTGAAAGCGCAGAAGAAAAAGCATAAACAGGAAGCCAAAGCGGCAAAGGCAAAAGCGAAGCTCAATGCGCTGCAGGATAAGGCCACGCCGCGTGTCTATGTGCTCGATTTTAAAGGCAGTATGGATGCGCATGAGGTTTCTTCTCTGCGGGAGGAAGTAACTGCCGTTCTGGCCGTGGCGACACAGCAGGATCAGGTTGTCGTGCGTCTTGAAAGCCCGGGCGGGGTGGTTCACGGTTACGGACTGGCCGCCTCACAGCTGCAGCGCCTGCGTGAAAAACAGATCCCGCTGACCGTGGCCGTGGATAAAGTGGCGGCCAGCGGAGGCTACATGATGGCCTGCGTGGCGGACACAATTGTGGCCGCACCGTTTTCTATTATTGGCTCGATCGGCGTGGTCGCGCAAATTCCGAACTTTAACCGCTTCCTGAAAAATAAAGAGATTGATATCGAACTTCACACGGCGGGTCAGTATAAACGTACCCTGACGCTTCTGGGGGAAAATACGGAAGAAGGGCGTCAAAAGTTCCGTGAAGATCTCAACGAAACGCATCACCTCTTTAAAGATTTTGTACATCGTATGCGCCCGACGCTCGATATTGAACAAGTCGCGACAGGCGAGCACTGGTACGGCGTCCAGGCGCAGGAGAAAGGGCTGGTGGATGAAGTCGGAACCAGCGACGATCTGCTGCTCAACCTGATGGAAGGCCGGGAACTGGTGGGAGTGCGCTTTACCCAGCGTAAGCGACTTCTTGACCGCTTTACCAACAGTGCGGCAGAAAGCGCGGACCGCCTGCTGCTGCGCTGGCTACAGCGCGGACAAAAACCGCTGCTGTAA
- a CDS encoding YciN family protein, whose product MQNTTQPIDRASLLIEANKLIRDHEDTLAGIEATGVEQRNGVLIFSGEYFLDEQGLPTPKSTAVFNMFKYLAHTLSEKYHLVD is encoded by the coding sequence ATGCAGAATACGACCCAACCTATTGACCGAGCCTCTCTGCTTATCGAAGCAAACAAGCTTATCCGTGACCACGAAGATACGCTGGCGGGCATTGAAGCCACCGGCGTAGAGCAGCGTAATGGCGTGCTGATTTTCAGCGGCGAATACTTCCTTGACGAACAGGGGTTGCCGACCCCGAAAAGCACCGCCGTGTTTAACATGTTTAAATACCTGGCGCATACGCTTTCCGAGAAATATCACCTGGTCGATTAA
- a CDS encoding YciK family oxidoreductase, with protein sequence MHYQPQKNLLQNRIILVTGASDGIGREAALTYADYGANVILIGRNEEKLKNVAQEIEAVCGTPAPWYTLDLLTCTPEVCQELARRISAHYPRLDGVLHNAGLLGEVRPMDEQDPDIWQQVMQVNVNGTFFLTQALLPLLLKSESGSLVFTSSSVGREGRANWGAYAVSKFATEGMMQVLAEEYQSRHLRVNCINPGGTRTKMRASAFPSEDPQKLKTPADIMPLYLWLMGDDSRRKTGMTFDAQPGRKPGISQ encoded by the coding sequence GTGCATTATCAACCGCAAAAAAATCTGCTGCAAAACCGGATTATTCTTGTCACCGGTGCCAGTGACGGGATTGGCCGCGAGGCGGCCCTGACCTACGCCGATTACGGCGCGAACGTCATTCTGATCGGGCGCAACGAAGAAAAACTGAAAAACGTCGCGCAGGAGATTGAGGCTGTATGCGGCACACCGGCCCCGTGGTATACACTCGATTTACTGACCTGCACGCCCGAAGTATGCCAGGAATTAGCCCGGCGCATCAGCGCCCACTATCCGAGACTCGACGGCGTACTGCATAACGCCGGTTTGTTAGGCGAAGTGCGTCCGATGGATGAACAGGATCCTGATATCTGGCAGCAGGTGATGCAGGTCAACGTCAACGGCACGTTTTTCCTTACGCAGGCATTGCTTCCTTTATTACTCAAATCCGAGTCAGGGTCACTGGTCTTTACCTCTTCCAGCGTTGGCCGTGAGGGACGCGCAAACTGGGGAGCCTATGCCGTATCAAAATTCGCGACCGAAGGCATGATGCAGGTGCTGGCAGAGGAGTACCAGAGCCGCCATCTGCGCGTAAACTGCATCAACCCGGGCGGTACGCGCACCAAAATGCGCGCCAGTGCGTTCCCGAGCGAAGATCCGCAGAAGCTGAAAACCCCGGCAGACATTATGCCGCTCTATCTCTGGCTGATGGGCGACGACAGCCGCCGCAAAACCGGGATGACCTTTGACGCCCAGCCGGGCCGTAAACCAGGAATTTCGCAATGA